The DNA sequence CGATGTAGCGAAGAGCCCCGACGCGGTACGGGTGCTTGGGCTAGAGGACAGCGACGATCGCTCCCTGTTCAGGCGTCCGCAGGAATGGCGTGTCGGTCGGGGCGAGATTCCCATCGACGTCTTCCAGCATCGGGTCACCGGGTTTCTTGACTCGATGCGTTCGATCATTGCAGGACTTTCGGTGAACTGCGGCGAATTTCAGCTCAATGAAGTCACGATCAGCGCCGAGGTCAGCGCAAAAGGGCAGATCTCCTTGCTGGGCTCGGGTGGGGAGCTGGCGGGGTCGTCGAGCCTGACCTTCACGTTCACGCGCGGGATTCCCGGAGCAGCCGAGTCCCTCTCAGCCGCCGTCTACACCGCCCCGGAATCACCTGATTGACACTCGTCAGCGGGCACCCCCAGTTAGTGCAGAGAAGTCAGCGCAAGACGCACAAGTACGGCCGCGGCGGCAGTCCTCTTTCTCTCGGGGTGGGTTCGCTGTGGTGTGACGTGGGGTG is a window from the Streptomyces sp. NBC_00299 genome containing:
- a CDS encoding Pepco domain-containing protein; its protein translation is MFEQIDKPKPGEPQTDVAKSPDAVRVLGLEDSDDRSLFRRPQEWRVGRGEIPIDVFQHRVTGFLDSMRSIIAGLSVNCGEFQLNEVTISAEVSAKGQISLLGSGGELAGSSSLTFTFTRGIPGAAESLSAAVYTAPESPD